From the genome of Ctenopharyngodon idella isolate HZGC_01 chromosome 23, HZGC01, whole genome shotgun sequence, one region includes:
- the mcmdc2 gene encoding minichromosome maintenance domain-containing protein 2 isoform X2, with the protein MDRLLSLKEAIVIYLDRSGGLRKLIEDCNVFKGAQQMGAVYRFSFDVSPSDVLELDATLGDCILHDPLKAVSLFQSVCYLSIKTLSLFDHVETESQVNVVLKPTHLPPFPDYCLDLSEFPRGYGPMRPLALEGLVIAMTRVTKYTQGARFLCSEETCPCSRGFHHIRVHAPGATESATVRSDFTCFLCSSPLKEDVKSRVLGDKQLVELMHVRAVDMLGVHDAASLRYQSVTLFLRDELCNSMRIGHLYRVVGIPAHVHQWPNVTWSVEACSIQPWNPKCSCVVSSNFQNLQAASACSPWRFAAIVANSFGSPVIPPGLYNTLKLGLLLSLVQTEDNPDSPNHLDVLALTSDSLIIDRLMRYSLPLASRGIHHELTGELLASLSRDEHGAGTANIHAGSALLASGGVCLLGDLTCYKKDKMDMLQSALESRTVSVFIPAKKYGDDMDQQLSFPIQCNFWALADAASPCKRTARCDNVVLGSVEMGSVPLQLAGAFGLVVQCRETSGKHPLLSMTVHTLRQAMCPGEPLYPACMQFTTQDYKELLAHARELKVDMSPEAERMIHGYYMASRRVRSDSTQRSSVTSVKLLISLAQAHAKLSLRTQVLEEDAVIAVLLCESSVTLKHGGSALVFPPDAVFPCALHDLDSLHQRDLRLEESRKQILHFVHTYATCIEE; encoded by the exons ATGGATCGTCTACTTTCTTTAAAAGAAGCAATAGTAATTTATTTAGATAGAAGTGGTGGGTTACGTAAACTCATTGAAGACTGTAAtgtctttaaag GTGCACAGCAGATGGGGGCCGTGTATCGGTTCAGTTTTGATGTAAGTCCCTCAGATGTGCTTGAACTCGACGCCACACTGGGAGACTGTATACTACACGACCCTCTCAAAGCCGTTTCCCTCTTTCAGTCA GTTTGCTATCTGTCTATAAAAACTCTGTCACTTTTTGACCACGTAGAAACAGAAAGCCAG gttaatgttgttttaaagcCAACCCATTTGCCACCGTTTCCCGACTATTGTTTGGATCTCTCTGAGTTTCCTCGTGGGTATGGTCCAATGAGACCTTTAGCTTTGGAGGGCCTCGTAATTGCCATGACACGTGTcaccaaatacacacaagggGCCAGATTTCTCTGCTCAGAAGAGACATGTCCTTGCTCAAGAG GGTTTCATCATATCAGAGTTCATGCACCGGGTGCCACAGAGTCTGCCACGGTTAGAAGTGATTTTACCTGCTTTCTCTGTTCTTCCCCGCTGAAAGAGGATGTGAAGTCTCGGGTTTTAGGGG ATAAACAGCTAGTTGAGCTCATGCATGTAAGAGCAGTGGATATGTTGGGAGTTCATGATGCTGCTTCCTTAAGATATCAATCGGTCACCCTTTTTCTGAGAG ATGAACTGTGTAACTCCATGAGAATCGGCCATCTGTACCGAGTTGTGGGGATTCCAGCTCATGTGCACCAGTGGCCCAATGTAACCTGGAGTGTAGAGGCTTGCAGCATCCAACCATGGAACCCCAAAT GCTCCTGTGTGGTTAGCAGCAACTTCCAGAACCTGCAGGCAGCCTCGGCCTGTTCCCCGTGGAGGTTCGCTGCCATTGTAGCCAACTCATTCGGTTCCCCAGTGATCCCACCTGGACTCTACAACACATTAAAGTTGGGGCTACTTCTGAGCTTGGTGCAAACTGAAGATAATCCAGACTCGCCCAACCACCTGGATGTTCTGGCTCTCACCAGTGACAGTCTAATCATTGATAG GTTGATGAGATATAGCCTGCCGTTGGCTTCGCGAGGCATTCATCACGAGCTGACAGGAGAGCTGTTGGCATCTCTATCTAGAGATGAACATGGAGCAGGTACCGCCAACATCCATGCAGGTTCGGCTTTGTTGGCGTCGGGAGGAGTCTGTCTGCTGGGAGACCTCACATGCTACAAGAAAGACAAGATGGACATGCTTCAGTCTG CTCTTGAAAGCAGAACTGTGTCTGTTTTCATTCCTGCCAAGAAGTATGGTGATGATATGGACCAGCAGCTCTCCTTCCCCATCCAGTGTAACTTTTGGGCCTTAGCTGATGCTGCTTCCCCCTGCAAGAGGACAGCCAGATGTGATAATGTGGTGCTTGGTTCTGTG GAAATGGGCTCAGTTCCTCTTCAGCTTGCAGGGGCATTTGGACTCGTAGTCCAGTGTCGAGAAACAAGCGGCAAACATCCACTTCTGTCCATGACAGTGCATACCCTGAGACAGGCCATGTGCCCAGGAGAACCCCTTTACCCAGCATGCATGCAGTTTACCACACAAGACTACAAAGAG CTTTTGGCTCATGCAAGGGAACTGAAGGTGGACATGAGTCCCGAGGCTGAAAGGATGATCCATGGCTATTACATGGCCAGTCGCAGGGTTCGCTCTGACTCAACACAGAGATCCTCTGTCACTTCTGTCAAACTCCT GATTTCTCTGGCCCAGGCTCATGCTAAACTCAGTCTGAGAACACAAGTTCTGGAGGAAGACGCAGTCATTGCAGTACTGCTATGCGAGAGTTCAGTCACCCTAAAACATG GAGGCTCTGCGCTTGTTTTTCCACCCGATGCAGTGTTTCCTTGTGCTCTCCATGACCTGGACTCCTTGCACCAACGGGACCTTAGATTGGAAGAATCCCGCAAGCAGATCTTGCATTTTGTGCACACCTACGCAACCTGTATAGAGGAATGA
- the ppp1r42 gene encoding protein phosphatase 1 regulatory subunit 42 isoform X2, with the protein MVRLTVHLIAKSSNHSKTGRSGSLQQYLKKLTHLNFSNKSIEDIDDLSMCRNLTVLYLYDNQISQICNLGFASNLTHLYMQNNNISCIENLSSLHKLSKLFLGGNSITVVEGLEDLKNLKELHVEGQRLPRGEKLVFDPRSISSLSETLCILNICKNNIDEIWDLAPLRKLTHLFAADNQLQDMQELETVFSQWTQLRLLDLSRNPVCHKPKYRDRLITVCKILEELDGKQINEMSRQFLINWKASKDAKKKLEDEKDIKGQITNPLTTDIHMGPQHLFAHDRSSSLSKPSEFGKPGVIFRTDQVQADSRGRRSRGLNIPMRSSRL; encoded by the exons ATGGTCCGCCTGACAGTACATCTGATCGCAAAATCAAGCAATCACTCAAAAACCGGCAGAAGTGGATCTCTCCAGCAGTATCTGAAGAAACTGACCCATCTCAACTTTTCAAACAAAAGTATAGAGGACATT GATGATCTATCGATGTGCAGAAACCTCACAGTCCTTTACCTTTATGATAACCAAATATCACAAATCTGCAATTTGGGGTTTGCCTCAAACCTTACACATTTATACATGCAAAATAACAATATCTCTTGCATAGAGAACCTCTCATCTCTACATAAGCTCTCCAAACT GTTCTTGGGAGGAAACAGCATCACTGTGGTGGAGGGATTAGAGGATTTGAAAAACCTAAAGGAGCTGCATGTGGAAGGTCAGAGACTACCCCGTGGAGAAAAGCTGGTCTTTGACCCCCGTTCCATTTCTAGCCTCTCT GAAACTCtgtgcattttaaatatctGCAAAAATAACATTGATGAGATATGGGATTTGGCCCCTCTCAGAAAACTAACCCATCTTTTTGCTGCTGATAACCAGCTACAGGACATGCag GAGTTGGAGACAGTGTTCAGCCAATGGACTCAACTGCGGCTACTGGATCTGAGTAGAAATCCTGTGTGTCACAAGCCTAAATACAGGGACAGACTAATAACTGTTTGCAAAATTCTAG AGGAACTCGatggaaaacaaataaatgagaTGTCTAGGCAGTTTCTAATCAACTGGAAAGCCTCAAAAGATGCAAAGAAGAAACTAGAGGATGAAAAAGACATCAAAGGACAAATCACAAATCCACTTACAA CTGATATTCACATGGGCCCCCAACATCTCTTTGCCCATGACCGCAGCAGCTCTCTGAGTAAGCCGTCAGAATTTGGGAAGCCTGGCGTTATATTTCGGACAGACCAAGTTCAAGCAGACAGCAGAGGAAGAAG GTCAAGAGGGTTAAATATTCCAATGCGGAGTAGCAGACTCTGA
- the sgk3 gene encoding serine/threonine-protein kinase Sgk3 isoform X2, translating to MEEQPSCPNVSIPCYNEQRDKKKRYTVYKVMVCVGSHEWFVFRRYAEFDKLYNTLKKQFPAMNLKIPAKRIFGDNFDPEFIKQRRAGLHEFIQRIVSHPQLCSYPDVKDFLQMDKSKNFSDASEDEDDKSNSTSRNINLGPSANPQAKPTDFDFLKVIGKGSFGKVLLAKRKRDGKCYAIKVLQKKVILNRREQKHIMAERNVLLKNVKHPFLVGLHYSFQTTDKLYFVLDFVNGGELFFHLQKERTFPEPRAKFYIAEMASALGYLHSLNIVYRDLKPENILLDSQGHIVLTDFGLCKEGISQADTTTTFCGTPEYLAPEVLKKQPYDNTVDWWCLGSVLYEMLYGLPPFYSRDTHEMYDNILHKELVMRPGASTAAWSILQALLEKDHTRRLGFIDDFNEVKRHDFFSSINWDDLEQKKLPPPFNPSVESQYDISNFDPEFTEETVPNSVCFSSGQSIVNASVMEADDAFLGFSYAPPSEDSFL from the exons ATGGAGGAGCAACCAAGCTGCCCCAATGTCAGCATTCCCTGCTACAACGAACAGAGAGACAAGAAGAAACGCTATACT GTTTACAAAGTAATGGTCTGTGTTGGAAGTCATGAATGGTTTGTGTTCCGGAGATACGCAGAATTTGACAAACTGTACAACACT TTGAAAAAACAGTTTCCTGCCATGAATTTGAAGATTCCTGCTAAGAGAATATTTGGAGACAACTTTGACCCAG AGTTTATAAAACAGAGAAGAGCGGGGTTACATGAGTTCATTCAGAGGATTGTGTCCCATCCACAGCTCTGCAGCTA TCCTGATGTCAAAGACTTTCTGCAGATGGACAAATCTAAAAACTTCTCTGATGCCTCAGAGGATGAAGATGACAAG AGTAACTCTACCTCTAGAAACATTAACCTGGGACCATCTGCAAACCCACA AGCAAAGCCTACTGACTTTGACTTTCTTAAAGTCATAGGAAAGGGAAGCTTTGGAAAg GTTCTCCTTGCAAAGAGGAAGCGGGATGGGAAGTGTTATGCCATCAAAGTCTTGCAAAAAAAGGTCATTTTAAACAGGAGAGAG CAAAAGCACATTATGGCTGAACGTAATGTGTTGCTGAAGAATGTTAAACACCCCTTCCTGGTTGGACTGCACTATTCTTTTCAGACAACAGACAAATTATACTTTGTCCTGGATTTTGTCAATGGTGGAGAA CTTTTCTTTCACCTGCAAAAAGAGCGGACCTTTCCTGAACCCAGAGCCAAGTTTTACATCGCCGAGATGGCAAGTGCTCTGGGTTACTTGCACTCTCTTAACATTGTTTACAG GGATTTGAAACCAGAAAATATCCTGCTGGACTCTCAA GGACATATAGTCTTGACTGACTTTGGACTGTGTAAAGAGGGAATCTCCCAAGCAGACACAACGACCACATTTTGTGGGACACCTGAG TATCTAGCTCCAGAGGTACTCAAGAAACAACCCTATGATAACACTGTGGACTGGTGGTGTCTGGGATCTGTGCTGTATGAAATGCTTTATGGGCTG CCTCCGTTCTACAGCAGGGACACACATGAGATGTATGACAACATTCTTCACAAGGAGCTTGTCATGCGCCCTGGGGCATCCACAGCTGCCTGGTCCATCCTTCAGGCCCTTCTGGAGAAAGACCACACCAGGAGGCTTGGCTTCATAGATGACTTT AATGAAGTCAAAAGACATGATTTTTTCTCATCCATTAACTGGGATGACCTTGAACAGAAAAAGCTTCCTCCTCCATTCAACCCTAGTGTG GAATCCCAGTATGACATCTCTAACTTTGATCCCGAGTTTACAGAGGAAACCGTGCCAAACTCTGTGTGCTTCTCTTCAGGGCAGTCAATCGTCAATGCTAGTGTTATGGAAGCTGATGATGCCTTCCTGGGATTTTCTTACGCTCCGCCATCAGAAGATTCTTTCCTGTAA
- the sgk3 gene encoding serine/threonine-protein kinase Sgk3 isoform X1 — MEEQPSCPNVSIPCYNEQRDKKKRYTVYKVMVCVGSHEWFVFRRYAEFDKLYNTLKKQFPAMNLKIPAKRIFGDNFDPEFIKQRRAGLHEFIQRIVSHPQLCSYPDVKDFLQMDKSKNFSDASEDEDDKFFFLSYLLQSNSTSRNINLGPSANPQAKPTDFDFLKVIGKGSFGKVLLAKRKRDGKCYAIKVLQKKVILNRREQKHIMAERNVLLKNVKHPFLVGLHYSFQTTDKLYFVLDFVNGGELFFHLQKERTFPEPRAKFYIAEMASALGYLHSLNIVYRDLKPENILLDSQGHIVLTDFGLCKEGISQADTTTTFCGTPEYLAPEVLKKQPYDNTVDWWCLGSVLYEMLYGLPPFYSRDTHEMYDNILHKELVMRPGASTAAWSILQALLEKDHTRRLGFIDDFNEVKRHDFFSSINWDDLEQKKLPPPFNPSVESQYDISNFDPEFTEETVPNSVCFSSGQSIVNASVMEADDAFLGFSYAPPSEDSFL; from the exons ATGGAGGAGCAACCAAGCTGCCCCAATGTCAGCATTCCCTGCTACAACGAACAGAGAGACAAGAAGAAACGCTATACT GTTTACAAAGTAATGGTCTGTGTTGGAAGTCATGAATGGTTTGTGTTCCGGAGATACGCAGAATTTGACAAACTGTACAACACT TTGAAAAAACAGTTTCCTGCCATGAATTTGAAGATTCCTGCTAAGAGAATATTTGGAGACAACTTTGACCCAG AGTTTATAAAACAGAGAAGAGCGGGGTTACATGAGTTCATTCAGAGGATTGTGTCCCATCCACAGCTCTGCAGCTA TCCTGATGTCAAAGACTTTCTGCAGATGGACAAATCTAAAAACTTCTCTGATGCCTCAGAGGATGAAGATGACAAG ttcttttttttgtcatatctCTTACAGAGTAACTCTACCTCTAGAAACATTAACCTGGGACCATCTGCAAACCCACA AGCAAAGCCTACTGACTTTGACTTTCTTAAAGTCATAGGAAAGGGAAGCTTTGGAAAg GTTCTCCTTGCAAAGAGGAAGCGGGATGGGAAGTGTTATGCCATCAAAGTCTTGCAAAAAAAGGTCATTTTAAACAGGAGAGAG CAAAAGCACATTATGGCTGAACGTAATGTGTTGCTGAAGAATGTTAAACACCCCTTCCTGGTTGGACTGCACTATTCTTTTCAGACAACAGACAAATTATACTTTGTCCTGGATTTTGTCAATGGTGGAGAA CTTTTCTTTCACCTGCAAAAAGAGCGGACCTTTCCTGAACCCAGAGCCAAGTTTTACATCGCCGAGATGGCAAGTGCTCTGGGTTACTTGCACTCTCTTAACATTGTTTACAG GGATTTGAAACCAGAAAATATCCTGCTGGACTCTCAA GGACATATAGTCTTGACTGACTTTGGACTGTGTAAAGAGGGAATCTCCCAAGCAGACACAACGACCACATTTTGTGGGACACCTGAG TATCTAGCTCCAGAGGTACTCAAGAAACAACCCTATGATAACACTGTGGACTGGTGGTGTCTGGGATCTGTGCTGTATGAAATGCTTTATGGGCTG CCTCCGTTCTACAGCAGGGACACACATGAGATGTATGACAACATTCTTCACAAGGAGCTTGTCATGCGCCCTGGGGCATCCACAGCTGCCTGGTCCATCCTTCAGGCCCTTCTGGAGAAAGACCACACCAGGAGGCTTGGCTTCATAGATGACTTT AATGAAGTCAAAAGACATGATTTTTTCTCATCCATTAACTGGGATGACCTTGAACAGAAAAAGCTTCCTCCTCCATTCAACCCTAGTGTG GAATCCCAGTATGACATCTCTAACTTTGATCCCGAGTTTACAGAGGAAACCGTGCCAAACTCTGTGTGCTTCTCTTCAGGGCAGTCAATCGTCAATGCTAGTGTTATGGAAGCTGATGATGCCTTCCTGGGATTTTCTTACGCTCCGCCATCAGAAGATTCTTTCCTGTAA
- the LOC127506470 gene encoding transcription factor 24-like yields the protein MVGRQSIRMDGSGSVTVMDDSPASSPNSSPSPDTLSADSRRAEALSRSRVVPSSGLGGRGRPAAANAARERSRVQTLRHAFLELQRTLPSVPPDTKLSKLDVLILATTYIAHLTRTLQEEGMEEDNTKQTEALNSLKGDGYLHPVKKWPMRSRLYIGATGQFLGNSNENQGASSSSSQT from the exons ATGGTTGGAAGACAGTCGATCCGTATGGATGGCAGTGGTTCTGTGACAGTTATGGATGACAGTCCTGCATCAAGCCCCAACTCGAGCCCCAGTCCCGACACGCTCTCAGCGGACAGCCGACGCGCAGAGGCCCTGTCTCGCTCCAGGGTGGTCCCGTCTAGTGGCCTCGGTGGCAGAGGGAGACCCGCAGCAGCCAACGCAGCGCGCGAGAGGAGTCGCGTGCAGACGCTCAGACATGCGTTCCTCGAGCTACAAAGAACATTACCGTCGGTGCCACCGGACACCAAACTGTCCAAACTCGACGTCTTGATATTGGCAACCACATACATAGCGCATTTAACGAGAACCTTGCAAGAGGAGGGGATGGAAGAggacaacacaaaacaaactgaaGCTTTGAACTCACTTAAAGGCGATGGCTACTTGCATCCTGTGAAA AAATGGCCAATGCGTTCAAGATTATATATCGGTGCCACTGGCCAGTTCCTGGGTAACTCGAATGAAAATCAAGGGGCATCTTCATCATCGTCTCAAACATAG
- the ppp1r42 gene encoding protein phosphatase 1 regulatory subunit 42 isoform X1, with amino-acid sequence MHNFCAIRVIMVRLTVHLIAKSSNHSKTGRSGSLQQYLKKLTHLNFSNKSIEDIDDLSMCRNLTVLYLYDNQISQICNLGFASNLTHLYMQNNNISCIENLSSLHKLSKLFLGGNSITVVEGLEDLKNLKELHVEGQRLPRGEKLVFDPRSISSLSETLCILNICKNNIDEIWDLAPLRKLTHLFAADNQLQDMQELETVFSQWTQLRLLDLSRNPVCHKPKYRDRLITVCKILEELDGKQINEMSRQFLINWKASKDAKKKLEDEKDIKGQITNPLTTDIHMGPQHLFAHDRSSSLSKPSEFGKPGVIFRTDQVQADSRGRRSRGLNIPMRSSRL; translated from the exons ATGCACAACTTTTGTGCAATAAG AGTCATTATGGTCCGCCTGACAGTACATCTGATCGCAAAATCAAGCAATCACTCAAAAACCGGCAGAAGTGGATCTCTCCAGCAGTATCTGAAGAAACTGACCCATCTCAACTTTTCAAACAAAAGTATAGAGGACATT GATGATCTATCGATGTGCAGAAACCTCACAGTCCTTTACCTTTATGATAACCAAATATCACAAATCTGCAATTTGGGGTTTGCCTCAAACCTTACACATTTATACATGCAAAATAACAATATCTCTTGCATAGAGAACCTCTCATCTCTACATAAGCTCTCCAAACT GTTCTTGGGAGGAAACAGCATCACTGTGGTGGAGGGATTAGAGGATTTGAAAAACCTAAAGGAGCTGCATGTGGAAGGTCAGAGACTACCCCGTGGAGAAAAGCTGGTCTTTGACCCCCGTTCCATTTCTAGCCTCTCT GAAACTCtgtgcattttaaatatctGCAAAAATAACATTGATGAGATATGGGATTTGGCCCCTCTCAGAAAACTAACCCATCTTTTTGCTGCTGATAACCAGCTACAGGACATGCag GAGTTGGAGACAGTGTTCAGCCAATGGACTCAACTGCGGCTACTGGATCTGAGTAGAAATCCTGTGTGTCACAAGCCTAAATACAGGGACAGACTAATAACTGTTTGCAAAATTCTAG AGGAACTCGatggaaaacaaataaatgagaTGTCTAGGCAGTTTCTAATCAACTGGAAAGCCTCAAAAGATGCAAAGAAGAAACTAGAGGATGAAAAAGACATCAAAGGACAAATCACAAATCCACTTACAA CTGATATTCACATGGGCCCCCAACATCTCTTTGCCCATGACCGCAGCAGCTCTCTGAGTAAGCCGTCAGAATTTGGGAAGCCTGGCGTTATATTTCGGACAGACCAAGTTCAAGCAGACAGCAGAGGAAGAAG GTCAAGAGGGTTAAATATTCCAATGCGGAGTAGCAGACTCTGA
- the mcmdc2 gene encoding minichromosome maintenance domain-containing protein 2 isoform X1 has protein sequence MDRLLSLKEAIVIYLDRSGGLRKLIEDCNVFKGAQQMGAVYRFSFDVSPSDVLELDATLGDCILHDPLKAVSLFQSVCYLSIKTLSLFDHVETESQVNVVLKPTHLPPFPDYCLDLSEFPRGYGPMRPLALEGLVIAMTRVTKYTQGARFLCSEETCPCSRGFHHIRVHAPGATESATVRSDFTCFLCSSPLKEDVKSRVLGDKQLVELMHVRAVDMLGVHDAASLRYQSVTLFLRDELCNSMRIGHLYRVVGIPAHVHQWPNVTWSVEACSIQPWNPKCSCVVSSNFQNLQAASACSPWRFAAIVANSFGSPVIPPGLYNTLKLGLLLSLVQTEDNPDSPNHLDVLALTSDSLIIDRLMRYSLPLASRGIHHELTGELLASLSRDEHGAGTANIHAGSALLASGGVCLLGDLTCYKKDKMDMLQSALESRTVSVFIPAKKYGDDMDQQLSFPIQCNFWALADAASPCKRTARCDNVVLGSVEMGSVPLQLAGAFGLVVQCRETSGKHPLLSMTVHTLRQAMCPGEPLYPACMQFTTQDYKELLAHARELKVDMSPEAERMIHGYYMASRRVRSDSTQRSSVTSVKLLISLAQAHAKLSLRTQVLEEDAVIAVLLCESSVTLKHG, from the exons ATGGATCGTCTACTTTCTTTAAAAGAAGCAATAGTAATTTATTTAGATAGAAGTGGTGGGTTACGTAAACTCATTGAAGACTGTAAtgtctttaaag GTGCACAGCAGATGGGGGCCGTGTATCGGTTCAGTTTTGATGTAAGTCCCTCAGATGTGCTTGAACTCGACGCCACACTGGGAGACTGTATACTACACGACCCTCTCAAAGCCGTTTCCCTCTTTCAGTCA GTTTGCTATCTGTCTATAAAAACTCTGTCACTTTTTGACCACGTAGAAACAGAAAGCCAG gttaatgttgttttaaagcCAACCCATTTGCCACCGTTTCCCGACTATTGTTTGGATCTCTCTGAGTTTCCTCGTGGGTATGGTCCAATGAGACCTTTAGCTTTGGAGGGCCTCGTAATTGCCATGACACGTGTcaccaaatacacacaagggGCCAGATTTCTCTGCTCAGAAGAGACATGTCCTTGCTCAAGAG GGTTTCATCATATCAGAGTTCATGCACCGGGTGCCACAGAGTCTGCCACGGTTAGAAGTGATTTTACCTGCTTTCTCTGTTCTTCCCCGCTGAAAGAGGATGTGAAGTCTCGGGTTTTAGGGG ATAAACAGCTAGTTGAGCTCATGCATGTAAGAGCAGTGGATATGTTGGGAGTTCATGATGCTGCTTCCTTAAGATATCAATCGGTCACCCTTTTTCTGAGAG ATGAACTGTGTAACTCCATGAGAATCGGCCATCTGTACCGAGTTGTGGGGATTCCAGCTCATGTGCACCAGTGGCCCAATGTAACCTGGAGTGTAGAGGCTTGCAGCATCCAACCATGGAACCCCAAAT GCTCCTGTGTGGTTAGCAGCAACTTCCAGAACCTGCAGGCAGCCTCGGCCTGTTCCCCGTGGAGGTTCGCTGCCATTGTAGCCAACTCATTCGGTTCCCCAGTGATCCCACCTGGACTCTACAACACATTAAAGTTGGGGCTACTTCTGAGCTTGGTGCAAACTGAAGATAATCCAGACTCGCCCAACCACCTGGATGTTCTGGCTCTCACCAGTGACAGTCTAATCATTGATAG GTTGATGAGATATAGCCTGCCGTTGGCTTCGCGAGGCATTCATCACGAGCTGACAGGAGAGCTGTTGGCATCTCTATCTAGAGATGAACATGGAGCAGGTACCGCCAACATCCATGCAGGTTCGGCTTTGTTGGCGTCGGGAGGAGTCTGTCTGCTGGGAGACCTCACATGCTACAAGAAAGACAAGATGGACATGCTTCAGTCTG CTCTTGAAAGCAGAACTGTGTCTGTTTTCATTCCTGCCAAGAAGTATGGTGATGATATGGACCAGCAGCTCTCCTTCCCCATCCAGTGTAACTTTTGGGCCTTAGCTGATGCTGCTTCCCCCTGCAAGAGGACAGCCAGATGTGATAATGTGGTGCTTGGTTCTGTG GAAATGGGCTCAGTTCCTCTTCAGCTTGCAGGGGCATTTGGACTCGTAGTCCAGTGTCGAGAAACAAGCGGCAAACATCCACTTCTGTCCATGACAGTGCATACCCTGAGACAGGCCATGTGCCCAGGAGAACCCCTTTACCCAGCATGCATGCAGTTTACCACACAAGACTACAAAGAG CTTTTGGCTCATGCAAGGGAACTGAAGGTGGACATGAGTCCCGAGGCTGAAAGGATGATCCATGGCTATTACATGGCCAGTCGCAGGGTTCGCTCTGACTCAACACAGAGATCCTCTGTCACTTCTGTCAAACTCCT GATTTCTCTGGCCCAGGCTCATGCTAAACTCAGTCTGAGAACACAAGTTCTGGAGGAAGACGCAGTCATTGCAGTACTGCTATGCGAGAGTTCAGTCACCCTAAAACATGGTTAG